One Corvus moneduloides isolate bCorMon1 chromosome 21, bCorMon1.pri, whole genome shotgun sequence DNA window includes the following coding sequences:
- the ARRDC1 gene encoding arrestin domain-containing protein 1 codes for MGKVQLFEIRLGDSRVVYSPGEPLAGTVTVRLSGSLQYRAIKVSCIGSCGVSSKINDTAWTVEEQYFNSTLSLADKGVLTAGEHNFPFQFLLPASAPTSFEGPFGKVLHQVKAVIDTPRFSKDYKCNKIFYVLCPLNLNDIPDIEQPNTMSITKKFNYKLVKSGNIILTATSDLKGYIVGQAIQLRTDIENKSGRDTGAVVASLLQKVAYKSKRWIYDLRTIAEVEGSGVKAWKHAEWKEQILVPALPQSILQGCSLIHIDYYIQVSLKSPEVSVTLPIYIGNIAVNRVPLSPSRSIQHIPSVVVPSAPPEEEEAASGYHPMDNVSIPTKSHSQQQPFSYAPGLSFQEIRADSEQTGSPNHPTLCLSTGATVPYYAEGNVVPVPTASSLILPPEYSTWGYPYEAPPSYEQSCSSANSSISNGN; via the exons CCATCAAGGTGAGCTGCATTGGATCCTGTGGGGTGTCCAGCAAGATCAATGACACAGCATGGACTGTGGAGGAGCAGTACTTCAACAGCACGCTGTCCCTGGCAGACAAAG GGGTCCTGACGGCTGGAGAGCACAACTTTCCCTTCCAGTTCCTGCTGCCAG CTTCTGCTCCTACATCATTTGAAGGCCCTTTTGGCAAGGTCCTGCATCAGGTGAAAGCTGTGATAGACACACCTCGCTTCTCCAAGGACTACAAATGCAACAAGATCTTCTATGTTCTCTGCCCTCTCAACCTGAACGACATCCCTGACATCGAG CAGCCCAACACTATGTCCATCACCAAGAAGTTCAACTACAAGCTTGTGAAAAGTGGCAACATCATCCTGACGGCCACGTCGGATCTGAAGGGCTACATCGTGGGCCAGGCCATCCAGCTCCGCACGGACATAGAGAACAAGTCTGGCCGGGACACCGGCGCTGTGGTGGCCAGTCTGCTCCAG aAAGTGGCCTATAAATCCAAGCGCTGGATTTACGACCTGAGGACCATCGCCGAGGTGGAAGGCTCCGGGGTGAAAGCCTGGAAACATGCAGAATGGAAGGAGCAGATCCTGgttccagcactgccccagtccattctgcagggctgcagcctcaTCCACATCGACTACTACATCCAG gTTTCCCTCAAGTCCCCAGAGGTTTCTGTCACTCTCCCCATCTACATTGGTAACATTGCTGTGAACAGAGTCCCGCTGAGCCCCTCCCGCTCCATCCAGCACATCCCATCTGTGGtggtccccagtgcccccccggaggaagaggaggctgcCAGTGGCTATCACCCCATGGACAATGTCTCCATCCCCACCAAAAgccattcccagcagcagccctttAGCTACGCCCCAGGACTGAGCTTCCAGGAGATACGGGCGGACTCGGAGCAGACGGGCTCCCCAAACCACCCCACGCTCTGCCTGTCCACGGGAGCCACTGTCCCCTACTACGCCGAGGGGAACGTGGtgcctgtccccacagccagctCGCTCATCCTGCCCCCGGAGTACAGCACGTGGGGATACCCCTACG AGGCACCTCCATCCTacgagcagagctgcagcagtgccaacTCCAGCATCAGCAATGGCAATTAG